GGGCGGATCAGCTCCGGATCGACCGGCAGGCCCGCCTCCTCCAAAGCCGCCCGATAGCCTGCAATGCGATCCTGACTGCAGCGGAGATTAGGCCAGCCGGCAATAATCGCGATGCGGCGATGCCCCAAGGAGAGCAGGTACTCGGTTGCCGCTCGCCCGCCAGCCCAGTTTGTGGCGCCTACCGAAGGAACATCGGGTCCCAGCTCGCCGCGATGGTCCACCACCACAAAGGGGATACGATGCCGACGTAGCTCGTCGAGGCGATCAGACTGGCCTTGCGCAAGCACCAAAATGGCCCCATCAGTCGCTCCCTCAATGACCTGGCGCAACCACAGTCGCTCACGGCGCGACTCGTCGTGCGTCGTCGAAAGGGCCATGCGCAGCTCGGTGCGCTCCAGCACCTCCTCCACCCCACGAATGATCTCGAAATAATAGGGGCTATCCAGATCCGGCACCACGAGGTCGATAATGCCGCTGCTCCCTCTTCTCAGGGCATTCGCTACCCGACTGCGCACATAGCCAGCCTCACGAATGACCCGCTCGACGCGCTCGCGCGTCGCCGGGGCCACGTCCGGGCGGTTATTCAGGACCCGGGAGACGGTCGGTATCGATACCCCGGCACGGGCCGCGATCTCGGCGATGGTGCTGCGTCGCCGATTCATGCTCTGCCTCGACTTTGCATTCATTACCGGTAACCTTATCGCCACAGTGGTTGTTTGAATCATACCTGGGAATCAGCCTTCTGTCAAGGGTAATCTTCAAGCAGTTGCTCCGGCTTCTCACAATGAAAGCGCTTACTGGTGAAAAAAAATTCGACCTTCCAGGCGATATTTTTCCGATAACGTTATCAGAGACAGAAGGCCCAGGATGGCCCTCTGATTCGCCTGGTCCGGGGTCGCTATGCTACCATACATGTCAGGAGGCCGCAGGCAGGATCGTCCGCGTCAGGCTCCAGCCCGCGCCCTGTCCTGGCCAGTCTCGGCTTCAACCAGCGGTCAGCGATGGCTGCTGCATGGGTAGACGCTATCTGTTGTGATTGGGCCCGAGTGGAATGGCCGCTTAATGAGTGGGTGGGTCTCCGAGAGAGTTCGGCGTTTCCGAGCGTTTTGCTCTGCTGAGAGGGAGGTATCGAGAGCGTGGAGCAGCACAATGACAGGCCGCTTGCGCAGGCTGTACAGGAGTTCGAGGTCTCGCTGGTCGATATGGACCCGTTCTTCATCCACTATACTGCCTATACGATGTGGATGGACCGCGGCTTTCTTCATCTGCTCAAAACCTTGGG
The sequence above is a segment of the Thermogemmatispora onikobensis genome. Coding sequences within it:
- a CDS encoding LacI family DNA-binding transcriptional regulator; this translates as MNAKSRQSMNRRRSTIAEIAARAGVSIPTVSRVLNNRPDVAPATRERVERVIREAGYVRSRVANALRRGSSGIIDLVVPDLDSPYYFEIIRGVEEVLERTELRMALSTTHDESRRERLWLRQVIEGATDGAILVLAQGQSDRLDELRRHRIPFVVVDHRGELGPDVPSVGATNWAGGRAATEYLLSLGHRRIAIIAGWPNLRCSQDRIAGYRAALEEAGLPVDPELIRPGEFRQQTGYDQTCALLALPQPPTAIFAGSDLQAMGVYAALRAHGLRVPDDVSVVGFDDVPIATMVSPALTTIRQPLAEMGRMATAMLLRLIAGELLDSMRVELATSLVVRESCAPPPSPDR